One part of the Xylanimonas allomyrinae genome encodes these proteins:
- the cpaB gene encoding Flp pilus assembly protein CpaB translates to MNPRQRRGVLFVVISGLLAVVVFAAVAVFVSSVNSKVGDVVTVYRAGGPIPAYGELTADSIVADEIPRRWVADDAVLATSDLIGRRVAFNVAKGTLISSDMLVPPSDLAPNEREIAIDVDSVTGIADRVRPGDLVDIYAVFADVPGLPKQVRVLVRDVRVVSVRGSQVRVDEESARGQESVVPVTLALAPDDALAVTYAAAFAAEVRLVGLPAGATGDRSGEIGDFDAGNLGGQAIPEGSNG, encoded by the coding sequence ATGAACCCGCGCCAGAGGCGTGGTGTCCTCTTCGTCGTCATCTCCGGTCTCCTGGCGGTCGTGGTGTTCGCCGCCGTGGCCGTCTTCGTCTCGAGCGTCAACAGCAAGGTCGGCGACGTCGTCACGGTGTACCGCGCGGGCGGCCCGATCCCCGCCTACGGCGAGCTCACCGCGGACTCGATCGTCGCCGACGAGATCCCGCGTCGCTGGGTCGCCGACGACGCCGTCCTGGCCACCTCGGACCTCATCGGCCGCCGCGTCGCCTTCAACGTGGCGAAGGGGACGCTGATCAGCAGCGACATGCTGGTCCCGCCGTCCGACCTGGCACCCAACGAGCGCGAGATCGCGATCGACGTCGACTCCGTGACGGGCATCGCGGATCGTGTCCGGCCCGGCGACCTCGTGGACATCTACGCGGTGTTCGCCGACGTGCCGGGCCTGCCCAAGCAGGTGCGCGTGCTCGTGCGCGACGTGCGGGTCGTCTCGGTGCGCGGGTCGCAGGTCCGGGTCGACGAAGAGAGCGCGCGCGGCCAGGAGTCGGTGGTGCCGGTGACTCTCGCGCTCGCGCCGGACGACGCGCTCGCCGTCACGTACGCGGCGGCGTTCGCCGCGGAGGTACGCCTCGTCGGCCTACCGGCCGGCGCGACCGGAGACAGATCCGGCGAGATTGGCGACTTCGACGCCGGCAACCTCGGTGGCCAGGCGATTCCCGAGGGGAGCAACGGCTGA